DNA from Polaribacter sp. NJDZ03:
AAACCAAAATGATCTCTATCTAAAACCTTAGTAGCAAATTTTAAGTCGAATTTATCTTTTGAGTAAATTCCCCAAGGTAACTCTAGCAACAATTCTAAATAGCTTCTCTGAACACCATATTCAGCAGCTTGCGGATTCATTCTTTTTAATCGATTTAACTCTTTTTCAAAAGTTTCACCAACTTCTTTGCTCCATTTTTTAGTTTTAGCCTGCTTGCGCATTTCTTCTAACTCTTCGTCATTAGAAACACCACCTAATTCATCCTGAATGGTTTTTAATTGCTGATTTAAATAATATTCACGTTGTTGTTGGTCTAAATCTTCGCGAGTTTTAGACTGAATATCATTACGTAATTTTAATTTCTGAAGCTCTTTGTTTAGGTTTTTCAACGCTAATAAAGCACGTTCTTTTAGATTGTCTTTTTCTAAAATGACTTGTTTCTGAGCTACTGATAAATCCATATTAGATGAAATAAAATTCACCAAAAACGAATCTGATTTTATATTTTTAATAGCAAAAGAAGCTTCACTAGGTAACATTGGGTTTTCCTTAATTACCTCTAAAGCTTGTTCTTTAATAGACTCTATAATTGCTTCAAATTCTTTTTCGTCATCTACACTTCTGTCTTCTAACGCTTCTTTTACCGTTGCTTTTAAATACGGTTTGTCTTGAATTATTGCATCGATCTCGAAACGTTTTTTACCTTGAATGATAACGGTTGTGTTACCATCGGGCATTTTTAAAACACGTAAAATTTGCGCAACAACACCAGTTGTATGAATGTCTTTTAAAGTAGGTTCTTCTTCGTCTTCATTTCTTTGCGCAACCACTCCAATTACTTTATCGCCTTTGTTAGCGTCTTTTATTAATTGAATAGAAGCATCTCTACCTGCTGTAATTGGTATTACAACACCAGGAAACAATACGGTGTTTCTTAAAGGTAAAATGGATAAAACTTCTGGAACGCTTTCCTTATTAATAATTTCCTCATCTTCTGGAGTCATTAACGGAATTAATTCAGAATCTTCATTCAACATACTATGTAGCGACATATTGTCTAAATGCATTATTTTTGGTTTGCTCATCTGTTATATCTCTGTCATACTGACATTGATTCTTAAAAAGTTTAAGATCAATATCAATTCGTTGTTTTTAGTTTATTGATAATCAAGAAGGTAATAATATTTTTTCTTAATCTCTAATATATAAAAACAATTGTTATGCCAAGGTTAAAATAGTTTAGATTCCTTTTAAAGTATTTAACTTATTATAATTTTAGTAAATTTGATTGAATAAAATAATTAATTTCCAATTTTGAAAGATACAAGTCATCATGATGAACGTATTGCAAATATGAATTTTTTTTCTGTGTATCCTCATTATGTAACAAAAGTGGAAAAAAAGGGAAGAAGTATCGCTGAATTACACGAAGTAATTGAATGGTTAACTGGTTATAATGAAAAAGAGTTAAAAGAACTGATAGTTACTGAAGTTACCTTTGAAACTTTTTTTAAAAATGCAACATTACATCCAAATGTACATTTGATAAAGGGTGTGATTTGTGGCTATAGAGTAGAGGAGATAGAGAATTCTTTAACACAGCAAGTTCGTTATTTAGATAAATTAGTTGATGAGTTAGCGAAGGGGAAAAAGATGGAAAAGATACTAAGGCAAGCGCCTAAAAAATAGTATAAAGTGTAGTCACAATTTTGCCTTTTCCGTCTTCTAAGGTATAAGACAATAATTCTTTTTCTTCTTTAACCTTCATATTAAAAGGTGTCGCTAATAAGTCAATTCCGCTTTTCTTTTTAATTCGGATTCCCTGTCCAGAAATAATATCTTTATTAGGAATAAAATCATCACAAGGAAGATGTTCTGTAAGAATAACATATTTATAATTTGTTAATTTCTCTACAACACTTAGTACTTCTGCATTAGATAAATGTTGCAAAACTTGCCTTAAAATAATACAATCTCCTATTGGTAAATTATCCGTAGCAATATCTAAACATTCAAATTTTAAATTATCTGCTTTAAAGTTTTCTTTATTGTGTTTTATCAATTCTAAGACAATATCTATAGCCGTATATTTTTGAGTAAGTTTTACAAATTTTTTACCAATATTAAAATCTCCACATCCTAAATCTAAAACAGTAATTTGGCTTTTAAAAGAAGTTAAAAAAGAACTAATAGTTTTTATATAAGGTGCTATTATTTCTGGTTGATGAGAGCCCGAACCAGAATAAAACTCAGCGTTGTTGCTTCCCCAAAGATTCATTTCGTAAACTTGTTCCATTGCCTTTTTTGTTGGCCAAGGTTTCTTTGTTTTTTTATCCATAGAAATTTAAAGTAAAACACGCACAATTATTAGGGTTCAAATGTAACAACAAATACTTAAAAATGGATCTCACATAAAAAAAGAGTATTTTTATTTTTGCAAACTGTCACAAATTAAAAAGAATGTAGTCTCTAGGATACAAACGTTTTATTGGAAACTAATCAACCACATATAACCAACCTTATAAAACGCTGCAAAAAGTCGGATAAAAACGCGCAATTAGATTTGTATAAAGCATATTACCATGCAATGTACAATACTGCTTATCGCATTTTAAAAGACAGTTTTGAGGCGGAAGATATTATGCAAGAAGCGTTTTTAACGGTTTTTACAAAGATGGACAGTTATAAGGGGGAAGTTACTTTTGGTGCTTGGTTAAAGAGAATTGTAATTAATAAAAGTTTAACGCAGTTAAAGAAAAACAACCGATATGAAGAAGTAAAGATGGAAGTTGTTTCTATAGATGAAGTAGATGAAGAAGAGATTGACTATACCGGTTTAAAAGCAAAAAACGTTTTGACTTGTTTACAAAGTTTAAAAGAAAATTACAGATTGGTATTAACTTTGCATTTAATAGAAGGATATGATTATGAAGAAATTTCACAGATTTTAGATTATTCAAATGAAAATGTAAGAACCACTGTTTCTAGAGCAAAAAAGAAATTAAAGCAAGTATTGCTTGCAGAAAATAGTAAAGCACAAGGGTATGGAAGATAAATTAAATCATTTTTTTTCTGAAAAGGATTTCGATTTTCAGGAACCACATGCGGGTCATTTAGACCGTTTTGAACGAAAACTAAATCATTTAAGTAGAAAAAATAAAACTTCTTGGACGTGGATGTCTGTAGCAGCTTCTATAGTTTTAGTTGTTGGTTTTTGGTTGGGGTCTAGTCATCAAAAAAGACAATTAGATTTGGCAGATGTTTCTCCTAAGATGGAAGAAGTACAGACTTATTTTGTATCAACAATTTATCAAGAATTAAAAACTTTAGAAAAAAATAGAAGTTTAGATACAGAAAAAATTATAGAGAATGCTTTAGAGGAGTTGGAGGAGTTGGAAGATGTATATGCTACTTTTGTGAAGGAATTGAATAAAAATGGTAAGCAAATAAAAGTTATTAGTGCTATGATTAAAAATTATCAGCAACGTTTATCTGTATTAGAAAATACCCTAAAACAGATAGAGCAAGTTAAAAATCTTAATTTAGAAAAGAATGAAACCTATCTATAAAATTACATTATTATTTCTTTTAATTCCCTTATTAACGTCTGCTAATATTGATAAAAAGAAACATGAAAAAAATAAGGTTATTACTAAATTTTTTAATGTAAATACAGATGCTAAGCTAATTATAACCAATAAGTACGGAAATTTAAACATTACTACTT
Protein-coding regions in this window:
- a CDS encoding RNA polymerase sigma factor; the protein is METNQPHITNLIKRCKKSDKNAQLDLYKAYYHAMYNTAYRILKDSFEAEDIMQEAFLTVFTKMDSYKGEVTFGAWLKRIVINKSLTQLKKNNRYEEVKMEVVSIDEVDEEEIDYTGLKAKNVLTCLQSLKENYRLVLTLHLIEGYDYEEISQILDYSNENVRTTVSRAKKKLKQVLLAENSKAQGYGR
- a CDS encoding DUF2200 domain-containing protein; this encodes MKDTSHHDERIANMNFFSVYPHYVTKVEKKGRSIAELHEVIEWLTGYNEKELKELIVTEVTFETFFKNATLHPNVHLIKGVICGYRVEEIENSLTQQVRYLDKLVDELAKGKKMEKILRQAPKK
- a CDS encoding class I SAM-dependent methyltransferase; its protein translation is MDKKTKKPWPTKKAMEQVYEMNLWGSNNAEFYSGSGSHQPEIIAPYIKTISSFLTSFKSQITVLDLGCGDFNIGKKFVKLTQKYTAIDIVLELIKHNKENFKADNLKFECLDIATDNLPIGDCIILRQVLQHLSNAEVLSVVEKLTNYKYVILTEHLPCDDFIPNKDIISGQGIRIKKKSGIDLLATPFNMKVKEEKELLSYTLEDGKGKIVTTLYTIF